TAACATGAGAGCGTTTCGAACATTTTCTCTCCGCAGCACGTGGAACTTCATCTGCGGAAATTGTCGGCTACAGGCTTCTGCGTGAGCAGACAGCAACATAGAATGACGGGTGTGTTTACAAAGTGTTTAAAAACATGAAAATCGGTCATCAAATCATCTCCGTTTCCTTCGTTTTAGTCCTCGTATCCGTTGTGAGCAGCCTTCTGATCAGCAGACACAACTTCAGCAGCTACTCCCGAAAGAAACTCATTGGGGCCTCAGAGTCCTCTATTGAAGGATTTCAGAGAATTCTTACCAACTCGATGAACGAGACCCGGTTCTTTCGGGATCAACTGGTGCACATACCTGAACTTGGGCGTCTGATTCTTGCGGGGGACAGCGAGGGGCTCTATAACTTTCTGACCCCTCTCATGGAGGCGTCGGGAGTGAAGCTCGTGACCGTGACGAACTCAGAGGGGACGGTTCTGGCCAGGCCGCACGACAAAAAACGCGTGGGAGACAACATCGGCAAAAGCCGGAACGTGCAGGTCGCTCTGCAAGGCCAGACATACGAAAGCTTTGGCCCCACCTCCACGGAGGGACTGGGCTACTACGCCAGCGCCCCTGTCGTTTACGAGGGTAAAATTGTGGGTATGCTGAGGACGGCTCTTTCCCTGAGGGACACCCAGCTGGTGGACAACGTAAAGCAGTTATTCAAAATGGAGGCGACGATATACGACCGCCAGACGCGGATCAACACGACTCTGATCAACAACGGAAAAAGGCTCACGGGCAGCGACGCGCCACGGGAAGCGGTGGAAGCCGTTCTGGAAAAAGGCCTCGACTACGAGGGAAACGTCATGATATCGGGCAGGGAATACTATGCGCACTACGCCCCCATCAAAACTCCGGGCTCCGAAGAGATCATCGGAATGTTTCTGACGGAAAAACCCCTGGACGAAGAGCGGATAATGTCGGCAAATATTCTGAAAATGTTCATCATTGCCGCCGTCTGCACTCTCGTCCTTGCCTTTGTGATCTCCTGGCTGCTGGCAAAAAGGATCTCCAGACCTCTCGCCCGCATTGTCCAGCTTGCCCAAAGAGGGCAGGAAGGCGATCTTTCCATAACCCGTGAAGACTTCGCCTACAATGGCGGCGGGGAACTGAAAGCGCTGGTGGACGCAATCTCTTCCATGCTTTTGACTCAACATAAAGTCCTTATCAAGGTCACGGAAAATTCCGATTCCATATCGGAACAAACGGTTACCCTCACCGAGCTGTCCCGACAAAACAACGAGGCCATGAACTCCACAAAATCCCTCATAGAAGAGGTATCGGGCCTGTGTACCCGAAATTCCGAGGCCGTAGCTCAGGGGACGCTGGGCATTGCCGAGATGGTCCAAGGAACCATGTCCGTGGCCAAAATGTCCGAAGCCGGAGTGGAATCCCTGTCGAAAACAACCAGATTATCCAGGGAGGCCGCGGATTCCGTGAGCCGTCTGGTCAGCAATATCAACATCGTGGACGAAAGAACCACCGCAAATCAGGAAAAGCTGCAGGCGCTTCTGAGCTCGGTGGCCGAAATATCGAACTTTATGGATGTTATCGCGTCTATCGCGGATCAGACCAACCTTCTGGCACTCAACGCGGCAATCGAGGCGGCTCGCGCGGGAGAAGCCGGACGGGGTTTCGCCGTCGTCGCCGAAGAGGTCCGTAAACTTGCCGAAGATTCACGCCATGCTTCGAAAAGCGTTGAGGAACTCGTCTCGACTCTGAGCAAAAATACGGACGAAGTAATGAGCGCCACGGCCATCACCGTGGATACCGTGAAAGAAATCATGGAAATGGCCGATTCCACCATTGGCGGGCTCAACACCTCCCTCTCGGAGGTCACCAGCGTCAACGACTCGATGCAATCCATCGCGGCCACCGCGGAGGAACAGGCCGCAACCAGCACTGAAATCTCGGAGGCCATAGACGCCATCAATAAAAGCACTGAAAAGATCGCGAAGATGATGTCTCAGTTGAATACTTTGAGCGGCACGGCGGCCGGCATCGGCGACTCGGTCATGACGGCGGCCCGCGACGTTTCCCGGTCCACGGCGGATCTGAAAAGTTCCCTGTCTCACTTCGAGACCGGTACGCTTCTCGCCCCTCCCGCAGTTTAAAATTTTTCATTAATTACAGCCCGCGACGTCGGCTGACCGTCGCCCGCAGTGGTATCATTATCGCAGTGGTATCGAATTTGCTCATGTCCGTCCCGCTATGCCCGTCTTCCCTGATTTCAGCAGAAGCAGGGGCATAGCGAGGGGGGACAGATACGACGATATGAACGATCCGGTGAAAGGAGAGATCACAAGTGAGCGGAGCCTTCGTCAGAGAGGATGAAGAACGTAATGCGCGCCTCGAAGCCCAAACGCTGGAAGAACAGCGCGCCGCTCTTTTGTCGATGCTGCTCCGGGAACGGGAACGTATCGAAACGGACCCTAAACTGTCACAGCTTCCCGCATCGAAAAAACAAAAGTTTCTTGCCCGTATCGAAAAAGAGATCGCGAAACTCCAGGAGCAGACCGATTCTCCCTCCCAAACAGGCATTAGTTAGCCCGCGATCTGATCTCCGCCAGACGATAAAGCAGAGAGACTCCGTAACCGGTCGCTCCCTTCTGAAAATACGCTCCGTCTTCGGCCGCCCAGTTGACGGACGCCATGTCGATGTGCAGCCAGGGGCGTCCCTCCGTGAACTCCCGCAAAAAGAGCGCCGCGATGATCGCCCCTGCGCCCGCAGTGTTGCCTGGGCGGCTGTTCGCGATGTCCGCCACGTGAGAGTCGATGACGTGACGCAGTTCGCCGTCGAGGTCCAGCCTCCAGATTTTTTCGCAGGACGCAAGGGACGCCAAACGAGCTTCATCATACAATTTTTCGCTGGTCGAGGTGACGACCGCGCTCCTGTTGCCCACCGCCTGTTTGGCGGCGCCGGTGAGCGTTGCGATGTCCACGATCGTATCGGCGGATTCCTCACGAATCGCGCAGGTTATGCCGTCGGCAAGAATGAGCCGCCCCTCGGCGTCGGTGCTGAGCACTTCGATCGTACGTCCCGACTTCGAGCCGATGACGTCTCCCGGAACATACGCGTCGGGAGAAATCATATTTCGGCATACCGGAAGGATACCCGCGATATTGACGCGCAGCCCGCGAAGGGCAATGGCCCGCATGGCCCCGAGAACCGCCGCCGCCCCTCCCATGTCGTCATGCATCGTCGCCATGGAGGACTTGATCGTATAGCCGCCGCTGTCGAAAATGATCCCCTTGCCCACCAGACCCAGCGTGCCGTCCTGAGGACTGCCGCCCCGGTATCGCATCACGATCAGGCGGGGTTCGTCGCCTGTCGCCCGGGCAACGGAGAGAAAAGCGCGCATATCCCGCGCTTCGATTCCGGCGCGGTCGAACACCGCGATCTCGACGCCGCACTGGTTGCAAACCCGCTCGGCCTCCCTGGCAAATCGTTCAGGCGTCATCGTCACAGAGGGATGATTGACGAGATCCCGGGCGAGCCTCACGCTTTCACCGCAAATCGACGCTTCCTCGACGACGTCGTCCAGGGCCGCGCCCGTGATGTAGTCCACGCTGTCCATCTCCGGCGGAGCTTCCGAGGTTTTGTAGGCCCTGAAGGTGTACGCGGCCAGCCAGGGAAGCTCGCAGAGTTTTTCGAGCAGCCCGTGCCGCGCCGCGATATTCGTTTCCAGCGTGTTTTTCAGAAGCTCAGGAACGTTGTCCAGCAGCACGGCGACACGCGAAAGCTCAAGTTTCCGGCATTTTCTGAAAGCATCGGCGAAATGCAGGAAAATTTCACGATTCGAACTCTCCGCGAAATTTCCCATTCTCAGCATAATGATGTGAAGAACCTTTCCGTCGACGCAGGTCGTCAGATCGAACAGGCTTCCCGGCGCGGTTTTGAACCGGCCGGACCCAAGCACGCACCGAATGGCGCTGTCCTGCGCCTCCGGAAGAACGACGTGAAATGCGTCGCCGCTGAAGGGAATGATCAGCGCGTCGTATTCCCTCACATCGAAATTCTCACGTTTCGCAATTTTCATTTTTTGAGCATCTCCTCGTACTCCCGCCTCTCAGCTGCGTTCGCCGAAACGAAGTGTCCCGGCGTGATCTCCGTCCACTGAGGAGGGTCGGTCTCGCAGCGGTGGCGGGCAGGGTCATAGACCGTAACTTTTCTGCCGCGCCCGGCGCGGGGGTCCGGCTGGGGAATGGCGGCCAGAAGCGCCCGTGTATAGGGGTGCAGCGGATTGGTGAAAAGCTCCTCCGTCCCGGCGAGTTCAACGATCGTCCCCCTGTAAATGACGGCGGTACGGTCGGTGATGAACCGCACCACGGACAGGTCGTGGGCGATGAACAGATAGGTAAGGGATTTTTTCTTTTGAAGGGCCGACATCAGATTGAGGACCTGCGCCCGAATCGACACATCCAGCGCTGAAATCGGCTCGTCCGCAATGACAAGCTCCGGCTCCATCACCAGAACCCGCGCAATTCCTATGCGCTGTCTCTGCCCTCCGGAAAATTCGTGGGGGAACCGGTCGGCAAACTCGGGCAGAAGCCCCACGTCCAGAAGCGCCTGAGCGACCTTTTTCCGGCGCTCTTCGCTGCTGCCGTTCGGGTCGATGTTGTACAGCCCCTCGGAGACAATATAATCGACCTTGGCCCTTTCGTTGAGGGAGGCCATAGGGTCCTGGAAAATCATCTGGATGTTCCTGACGACCCGCCGGTCCACGTCGGCTGGAATTTTTCCGCTGATCCGCTCTCCCCGATAGAGAATTTCGCCGCCGCTCACCTCGTTGATCCGTATAATCGCGCGGCCGATGGTGGTCTTGCCCGAGCCCGACTCTCCCACCAGACCAAAAATCTCGCCCTTGTATATGTCGAAACTCACGTCACGGACCGCGGTGAACTTTTTTCGTCCGGATCCAAATTGAACCGTGATGTTTTTTACCTCCAGCAGTTTTTCTTTTTCTATTATTTTTTCCTGCCCCATCACTTTTTCTCCCGTGCTCTCAGCCATTCGACGCCTCCTCCTTCCAGCGCATACGTGCCCGCAGGATGGAGTCCGGAGGCGTGACCCGAGGCGCTCTGGGATCCAGAAGCCACGTCCGCGCGGCGTGCGTCGGGCTCACGGCAAAGTACGGCGGCCGCTCCACAAAGTCGATTTCAAGGGCATAAGGGCTGCGCGGCGCGAAAGCGTCTCCCTTGATCTCCGTGTGGAGATTCGGCGGAGTCCCCCTGATCGCGAACAGCGGCTCTCCTTTGACCCCAAGCTGTGGAAGCGAGGAGAGCAGCGCCCAGGTGTAGGGATGCTGAGAGTTGTAGAAGATTTCGTCGCATTTTCCATACTCGACGATGTCCCCCGCGTACATCACCGCGACCCTGTCCGCCACGCTGGCCACAACCCCCAGGTCATGAGTGATGTAAACGAGAGTCAGCCCGTATTTTTCCTGCAGGGACCGAAGCAGCTGCAGAATCTGCGCCTGCACCGTAACGTCGAGGGCGGTGGTGGGCTCGTCGCAGATCAGGATATTCGGGTTGCACGCCACCGCAATAGCGATCACCACGCGCTGGCGCATACCGCCGGAAAATTCGTGGGGATACTGTCCGTAACGCCGCTCAGGATCGGAGATTCCCACGTCTTCCAGAATTTCCAGCGACAGTCTGCGCGCCTCCGCCCGGCTGACCTTTCTGTGAAGTTCGATGGTCTCGGAGATCTGGCGGCCGATGGTTCTAAGGGGGTTGAGGCTCGTCATCGGATCCTGAAAAACCATCGCGATCTCCCGACCTCTGATCTTCAGCCACTCCCGCTCCGTCCTGAACCGGGCAAGGTCCTCTCCCTTATACAGAATTCTTCCGCTGGCCACCCAGCCATTGGCGTCCAGCATCCCGAGAAAAGTTTTTGTGAAAACCGACTTGCCCGAACCGGACTCCCCCACAATCGCCAAGCTCTCTCCTTTGTACAGCGTCATGGAGATCCCGCGAATCGCGGTCAGCACCTCGCCCCTCAGTTTGAATTTAACGACCACGTCCTCCGCCGAGAGGACGATTTCCCGTTCTGCATCCGTCATCTGTCCGCCCTCCCTCTAAACATGATTTCTGGGGTCCGCCGCGTCCGCAAACGCGTTCCCCAGGATGTAAAACGAGATCGTAATGAGCGACAGAATCAGAGAGGGGTAGAGCAGCTGATATCGCAGCGCGGGGCTCATCATCACGATTCGGCCCTCGTTGACGAGGTTGCCGAGGGAAGGAATGCTCACCGGAAGACCCAGCCCGATGTAGGTGAGAAACACTTCGTGCCCGATGGCCAGAGGAATCGCCAGAGCGGTCCTCATCATGATGACCGAGACGAGCTGCGGCAGGAGGTTCTTCGTAATGATGCGGGACACCGGCGTTCCAAGGCAGCGGGAGGCCAGGTTGAACTCCCGGTCGCGGATGATGATGATCTGGTTGCGCACGTAGCGGGCCGTGGGAAGCCATCCCGTTATGCACATGGCGAAGATGATGGTGACGATCCCCGGCCGCAGGATGTACGCCACAAGAATGAGGATGACGGTCTCGGGGATATTTTGAACCACGTTGTAGAGCTCCGTGATGAGGCGATCCAGCTTCCGGACGTATCCCCACATGGACCCGATGGTGACCCCCGCCAGCGCGTTGAAGAGCCCCACCGCCATGCCGATGAACATCGAGGTGCGGGTCCCGCTCCAGATTCGCGCCCACAGGTCCTGCCCGATGGCGTTGGTTCCAAAACGAAATTCCCCGCCGGGAGGGATATTTCTCAGCTGTTTTCCCCCTCCGTCGGTGAAAATCTCCGTGGCGCTTTTCTGATTTGGCAAAAACGGCTGTATGAACGTGAAAAGAAGCAGCCCCAGCAGCAGGCAGATAAAAAACACCGCGACCCTGTTTTGCATGAACACCTTCCAGGTGGAGTGCCAGTACGAATAATTGGAGTAGCCGACGCGCTCGCCGACGGTTGCGTCCACGACGGCGGGGCGGAAAAGATCCTGATTCAGCCGGTCGAGGTTCTCGCAGACCCGATCGGCCCTGCCCTGCAGCATCATCGCGCGCCTCCCCTGTTCTCCAGCCGAATCCTCGGGTCCACCATCGCCATCAGGACATCTCCCAGAAACAGCCCGAGAATGCCAACGCTGGAAAAAATGAGCACCAGAGCCTGAACCAGCGTGTTATCCTGCCTCTGAATGGCGTTGACGAGAAGCCCGCCCATTCCGGGAATGGAAAAAAGGGACTCCACGTAGATTGATCCGGAAATCGTGAGCAGAATGCTGGTGGGCAGAAGCTGCGCCATGGGCACGAAGGCGTTTCGGAGAACGTGGCGCGTCATGATTTTCGCGTTGGGCATGCCCTTCGCCCGCGCCAGTTTGATATAGTCCCGGTTCAGCTCGTCCACCATGTAGCGCCTCATCCACATGGCATAGTTCGCGATGTTCCCCAGGGCCATGCAGATCACGGGCAGGATCCAGCTCATGGGTTTCCTCTGGTTGAAGAGCATCGGGATCTTCAGCCAGGACGAAAGGTAAAGCTGGAGGAAAATATAGCAGACCGCCGGAGCCACGGCCTTGACCAGCACCACGTAACCCGACCCGACGCTGTCGGGAAACTTTCCCCTGAAACGCGCCATCATCATCCCCATCGGGATGCCGAGCGCCAGGGACAACGCGATGGACGCGAGGCCAAAGTACACCGACCAGTGAATTTTAGGAGCAATGATTTCGAGCACGGGAACGTGAGGGCGAAAAATGATCGACTCCCCCAGGTCGCCGTGAAGGATATTGTTCAAAAACCGATACAGCTGAGTGTGAAGAGGGTCCCGCAGGCCCATTTGGGTCAGCGCCGCTTCGATCTGGATTTTGTCGAGTTTGTCGAAGTTCTCTCCGAAGTAGCCTTCCTCGGGCATCAGCCGCATAAGGAAAAAAATCGCGACAGCAAGGACAACAAGAGTCAGAAGGGATTGCAGCAGTCTCGTCAACGCGTACTTAACCATATCACATCACAGTCTCCATAATTAACGGCAAATCAGCCGGACGCCCCGCCAGAACATGGTCCTGGAACGGAAACGTCCGGCATGACGAGCCACAAAAAGCGGGGCCTATTTCAAGGCAGCGCCCGCGGCCGCTCTTTCGCTCTCGTATCTCTCCAGGGCTTTGGGATAATCGTCCATTCCCACCGGCTTTTCCAGCATTTTAATACCTTTCATCTTGAAGGCGCCGAAACGCCCCATCTGTCCGGTAAGCCCCGAAAACGGGTCGAGGAGGGAAGCCCGATATCCGCCGCCCGACGTGTAAAACGGGATCAGAACGGCGTTGTCCAGCGCCAGCTTCTCCGCTTCGGCAAAAAGCTCATAGCGGCGCTTCATGTCCTTCACCTCGGACGCGGCTTCCTCGAACATCGTTTCCAGCCTGTAATGGCCGTCGGCGCTCTGCAGGTCCTTCGCCCTGTCCGTTCTGAACCAGCGATTCGTGCTGGCCGCCATAAGAGGGACCATCATGCCGTAAGGGTCGGCAAAGTCAGGCCCCCAGCCGCTCTCCATCATCGAAAATTTCCCGGGCACGCGGACCTCCTGGTTATAGCCGGTGGCCGGATATGAAACGAGAACGATATCGATGTAATCCGTGCCCAGCAGTTTTTCCATCTGCTGTTCGATGATCTGCATCCGGTTGGCCGTGTCCACGTTGTTTGTCGCGTAGGGCATCACGACCCTGATCGGAAATTTCACCCGCCCTTTGAGAGATTCCAGGGCTTTGTCTCTGTACTCCAGCGCCTTTTCCGGATTGAAGGACTCGTTATCCGAATATTCCTTCAACCCGCCCAGCTGAGTGTAGTCCACGCCGGCAAGGCTGACCAGCCCTCTGCGGGTGAAGGTGTTGAGCAGTTTGCGTTTGGGGTTGAAGGGCTCGACGGTGAGAACGGCGGCCTCCCGGTCGAAGGCGTGGAAAAGCGATTTGCGGAAGCTGAGGTCATTGACCGCCACGGCCCAGTCGGCGGGCGCGTACTGTTCCTCGTACTTCGGCTCGAAGTTGAAAGCCAGAAAATAGGACATGTTGGTGAGGTTATTGGGGTACATCATGGCCTTCTTCGCCGGATCCTTCATCCATTCGTCAACGATGCTGCCCGGAAGGACGAAGTCATTGATCTCTCCCCGAAGGAACAGCTCCGGCCCAAGGGCCGACGCCTCGGCGTTGTAGATAAAAACCATTTCCTCGACTTCGTTGGCCTCTTTGTTCCAGTACCCGTCGTTCGCCGTGAGGATCCTTCGCTGCTGGGGCTCGAACTCGGTCAGCAGGTAGGCCCCGCAGTACAGCAGATTCTCCTTCGACGACCCGAAACGATCGCCCTTCTCCGCGAGGAATTTGCCGTTCACAGGGAAAAACGCCGTGAAGGAAAGCTGTTTGATAAAGTAAGGAATTGGCTTGAGGAGCGTGTATTGAAGCGTGTGGTCGTCCAGGGCTTTGACCCCGACCTCTCCAAAGTCCGTTATTTTGCCCTCGTAGAACTCGCGGGCGTTTTTGATGGACGTGTAGATCGTGTTGCTCTGCGACGAAGCGTTCGCCTTGGTGAGAATCCACTTCGCGGAGTCGACGAAGTCCTGCGCCACCAGAGGGGCGTATTCCTTTCCTTCCCACGTGTACCATTTGATGTCGTCCCTGAGATGGAAGGTGCAGGTGAGGTTATCATCGGAAATTTCCCAGCTCTTTGCGATACAGGGGATAAGGTATCCAAACCGGTCGAACTCCACGAGGCCGTCCTGTGTGCTGTAAGCCAGGGAAATATTGCTGGTCGCCGAATCTTTGAGATAATTGGCCGTGGTGAGCTCGCTGAATACACCGTTGGGATAAACCGTCACGTATTCCGAAGCTCTTGCGGCATCAAGGGGCAGCAGCGACAGACAAAGCAGCAGCACGGAAAACAGCGCGCCCCTCATTCCCGTCAGTCCTCTCTTCACTTCTCTCATTGCAGGTATTGCCTCCTTATTCTCTGTGTGTGACTCCTGTGTCCAATTACCTGAATCCAGTTTTGAAAACCTCAATACCGCCCTCTGTTTTGAACTCACACCTTTCCTCTGATTCTTTGAATCGTTGTAATGTTTGAACGAATACTAATTGCATTATAGCAGTTTTTGCAGAATTTATTTAAAACACAAAATAACAGAATATTTGATATACGAATAAAAATTAAGCGACAGCCGCCCGCAGTCAGGCAGCTGCCGCTTTTTACTACTACTCAAATTTGGCGTAAAGTTACTTTCGACGTCTGCGAAGGATCGTACTTAGAACTGGCAGAAGCAGAACCGCGCCCGCCGGGATGCCTCCACTGCAGCCGCCGCCTCCCCCGGACCCCGGAGACACAGGGGTGGTAGGAGTCGCGGGGTCATCCAGAGACGGGGCTTCTCCCGCGGGGGCCACGAAAAAGCTCAGATCTATCTTTCCATCCGCCGCCCCGTCGCCAATCAGGATGTAGGGAACGCCGTCGTCCTGGACGACCTCGCAGAACGCCGTTTTTCCGGTATTTTGGCTGACCGCGTCCGCGATAAGGACGATAAAATCGATGTAAACAAAATCTTCATAGGTGAAGGCCTGAACGCATCTTTCCACGCTGTATCCCCTGTTGCGCAGGGTCGTGAACAGATTCATGTCCCGCTCCGCCGTGGCGTCCGACCTCACCCACACCGCGCAGATGTTGGCCAGGGCGCTGATGACGCTGTCGGCGTTTTCGATGGCGTCCCACTGGTTCACAAGAGGGGCTTCCTTCCGGGAGACGCGCATCCGGATATGGACGGGCAGCAGCGCAACGCCGGACGAAACGGCGGGCACGTCGTTCGAGCTCACCACGTCTCCGGACGCGGTGACATCCGCCGAGGGATCCCGCATATCGACGAAAATC
Above is a window of Synergistaceae bacterium DNA encoding:
- a CDS encoding peptide ABC transporter substrate-binding protein, producing the protein MREVKRGLTGMRGALFSVLLLCLSLLPLDAARASEYVTVYPNGVFSELTTANYLKDSATSNISLAYSTQDGLVEFDRFGYLIPCIAKSWEISDDNLTCTFHLRDDIKWYTWEGKEYAPLVAQDFVDSAKWILTKANASSQSNTIYTSIKNAREFYEGKITDFGEVGVKALDDHTLQYTLLKPIPYFIKQLSFTAFFPVNGKFLAEKGDRFGSSKENLLYCGAYLLTEFEPQQRRILTANDGYWNKEANEVEEMVFIYNAEASALGPELFLRGEINDFVLPGSIVDEWMKDPAKKAMMYPNNLTNMSYFLAFNFEPKYEEQYAPADWAVAVNDLSFRKSLFHAFDREAAVLTVEPFNPKRKLLNTFTRRGLVSLAGVDYTQLGGLKEYSDNESFNPEKALEYRDKALESLKGRVKFPIRVVMPYATNNVDTANRMQIIEQQMEKLLGTDYIDIVLVSYPATGYNQEVRVPGKFSMMESGWGPDFADPYGMMVPLMAASTNRWFRTDRAKDLQSADGHYRLETMFEEAASEVKDMKRRYELFAEAEKLALDNAVLIPFYTSGGGYRASLLDPFSGLTGQMGRFGAFKMKGIKMLEKPVGMDDYPKALERYESERAAAGAALK
- a CDS encoding ABC transporter permease, which gives rise to MVKYALTRLLQSLLTLVVLAVAIFFLMRLMPEEGYFGENFDKLDKIQIEAALTQMGLRDPLHTQLYRFLNNILHGDLGESIIFRPHVPVLEIIAPKIHWSVYFGLASIALSLALGIPMGMMMARFRGKFPDSVGSGYVVLVKAVAPAVCYIFLQLYLSSWLKIPMLFNQRKPMSWILPVICMALGNIANYAMWMRRYMVDELNRDYIKLARAKGMPNAKIMTRHVLRNAFVPMAQLLPTSILLTISGSIYVESLFSIPGMGGLLVNAIQRQDNTLVQALVLIFSSVGILGLFLGDVLMAMVDPRIRLENRGGAR
- a CDS encoding ABC transporter permease, with product MMLQGRADRVCENLDRLNQDLFRPAVVDATVGERVGYSNYSYWHSTWKVFMQNRVAVFFICLLLGLLLFTFIQPFLPNQKSATEIFTDGGGKQLRNIPPGGEFRFGTNAIGQDLWARIWSGTRTSMFIGMAVGLFNALAGVTIGSMWGYVRKLDRLITELYNVVQNIPETVILILVAYILRPGIVTIIFAMCITGWLPTARYVRNQIIIIRDREFNLASRCLGTPVSRIITKNLLPQLVSVIMMRTALAIPLAIGHEVFLTYIGLGLPVSIPSLGNLVNEGRIVMMSPALRYQLLYPSLILSLITISFYILGNAFADAADPRNHV
- a CDS encoding ABC transporter ATP-binding protein — encoded protein: MAESTGEKVMGQEKIIEKEKLLEVKNITVQFGSGRKKFTAVRDVSFDIYKGEIFGLVGESGSGKTTIGRAIIRINEVSGGEILYRGERISGKIPADVDRRVVRNIQMIFQDPMASLNERAKVDYIVSEGLYNIDPNGSSEERRKKVAQALLDVGLLPEFADRFPHEFSGGQRQRIGIARVLVMEPELVIADEPISALDVSIRAQVLNLMSALQKKKSLTYLFIAHDLSVVRFITDRTAVIYRGTIVELAGTEELFTNPLHPYTRALLAAIPQPDPRAGRGRKVTVYDPARHRCETDPPQWTEITPGHFVSANAAERREYEEMLKK
- a CDS encoding ABC transporter ATP-binding protein — protein: MTDAEREIVLSAEDVVVKFKLRGEVLTAIRGISMTLYKGESLAIVGESGSGKSVFTKTFLGMLDANGWVASGRILYKGEDLARFRTEREWLKIRGREIAMVFQDPMTSLNPLRTIGRQISETIELHRKVSRAEARRLSLEILEDVGISDPERRYGQYPHEFSGGMRQRVVIAIAVACNPNILICDEPTTALDVTVQAQILQLLRSLQEKYGLTLVYITHDLGVVASVADRVAVMYAGDIVEYGKCDEIFYNSQHPYTWALLSSLPQLGVKGEPLFAIRGTPPNLHTEIKGDAFAPRSPYALEIDFVERPPYFAVSPTHAARTWLLDPRAPRVTPPDSILRARMRWKEEASNG
- a CDS encoding methyl-accepting chemotaxis protein produces the protein MKIGHQIISVSFVLVLVSVVSSLLISRHNFSSYSRKKLIGASESSIEGFQRILTNSMNETRFFRDQLVHIPELGRLILAGDSEGLYNFLTPLMEASGVKLVTVTNSEGTVLARPHDKKRVGDNIGKSRNVQVALQGQTYESFGPTSTEGLGYYASAPVVYEGKIVGMLRTALSLRDTQLVDNVKQLFKMEATIYDRQTRINTTLINNGKRLTGSDAPREAVEAVLEKGLDYEGNVMISGREYYAHYAPIKTPGSEEIIGMFLTEKPLDEERIMSANILKMFIIAAVCTLVLAFVISWLLAKRISRPLARIVQLAQRGQEGDLSITREDFAYNGGGELKALVDAISSMLLTQHKVLIKVTENSDSISEQTVTLTELSRQNNEAMNSTKSLIEEVSGLCTRNSEAVAQGTLGIAEMVQGTMSVAKMSEAGVESLSKTTRLSREAADSVSRLVSNINIVDERTTANQEKLQALLSSVAEISNFMDVIASIADQTNLLALNAAIEAARAGEAGRGFAVVAEEVRKLAEDSRHASKSVEELVSTLSKNTDEVMSATAITVDTVKEIMEMADSTIGGLNTSLSEVTSVNDSMQSIAATAEEQAATSTEISEAIDAINKSTEKIAKMMSQLNTLSGTAAGIGDSVMTAARDVSRSTADLKSSLSHFETGTLLAPPAV
- a CDS encoding leucyl aminopeptidase family protein, whose product is MKIAKRENFDVREYDALIIPFSGDAFHVVLPEAQDSAIRCVLGSGRFKTAPGSLFDLTTCVDGKVLHIIMLRMGNFAESSNREIFLHFADAFRKCRKLELSRVAVLLDNVPELLKNTLETNIAARHGLLEKLCELPWLAAYTFRAYKTSEAPPEMDSVDYITGAALDDVVEEASICGESVRLARDLVNHPSVTMTPERFAREAERVCNQCGVEIAVFDRAGIEARDMRAFLSVARATGDEPRLIVMRYRGGSPQDGTLGLVGKGIIFDSGGYTIKSSMATMHDDMGGAAAVLGAMRAIALRGLRVNIAGILPVCRNMISPDAYVPGDVIGSKSGRTIEVLSTDAEGRLILADGITCAIREESADTIVDIATLTGAAKQAVGNRSAVVTSTSEKLYDEARLASLASCEKIWRLDLDGELRHVIDSHVADIANSRPGNTAGAGAIIAALFLREFTEGRPWLHIDMASVNWAAEDGAYFQKGATGYGVSLLYRLAEIRSRAN